One segment of Solanum stenotomum isolate F172 chromosome 1, ASM1918654v1, whole genome shotgun sequence DNA contains the following:
- the LOC125867141 gene encoding ADP-ribosylation factor 1: MGLSFGKLFSRLFAKKEMRILMVGLDAAGKTTILYKLKLGEIVTTIPTIGFNVETVEYKNISFTVWDVGGQDKIRPLWRHYFQNTQGLIFVVDSNDRDRVVEARDELHRMLNEDELRDAVLLVFANKQDLPNAMNAAEITDKLGLHSLRQRHWYIQSTCATSGEGLYEGLDWLSNNIANKG; encoded by the exons ATGGGTTTATCATTCGGGAAGCTTTTCAGTCGGCTGTTTGCCAAGAAGGAGATGCGTATTCTGATGGTGGGTCTTGATGCAGCTGGTAAAACCACCATATTGTACAAGCTCAAGCTGGGAGAGATTGTTACCACTATTCCTACCATTG GATTCAATGTGGAGACTGTTGAATACAAGAACATAAGCTTCACTGTCTGGGATGTTGGGGGTCAGGACAAG ATCAGACCATTGTGGAGGCATTACTTCCAAAACACACAAGGACTTATCTTTGTGGTTGATAGTAATGATCGTGATCGTGTTGTTGAGGCTAGAGATGAGCTGCATCGTATGTTGAATGAG GATGAACTGAGGGATGCTGTGCTGCTTGTGTTTGCTAACAAGCAAGATCTTCCAAATGCTATGAATGCTGCTGAGATTACCGACAAGCTTGGTTTGCACTCCCTCCGTCAACGCCACTG GTACATTCAGAGCACATGTGCTACCTCTGGAGAAGGGTTGTATGAGGGGCTTGACTGGCTCTCAAACAACATTGCAAACAAG GGTTGA
- the LOC125867055 gene encoding ABC transporter I family member 20, whose product MAVKEDKKPSVEINNLKFTYPGIDGHPPPGSIPLIDDFNLTLYPGDRCLLVGSNGAGKTTILKILGGKHMVEPDMVRVLGRSAFHDTALTASGDLSYLGGEWRREVAFAGFEVPIQMDVSAEKMIFGVPGTDPQRRDELIKVLGIDLSWRMHRSSDGQRRRVQICMGLLKPFKVLLLDEITVDLDVLARADLLKFLIKECEERGATIIYATHIFDGLENWPSHLIYVAHGKLQLAMPMDKVKQISNLSLMRTVERWLRKERDEERKRRKERKAKGLPEYEKQVEGTRVVGGDPGRAAGRPLNNGWAGGTLHSTIAGEENFFLSSNRVLR is encoded by the exons ATGGCGGTAAAGGAAGACAAAAAGCCATCAGTAGAGATCAACAATCTCAAATTCACCTACCCTGGTATTGATGGACATCCGCCTCCTGGATCTATCCCTTTAATAGATGATTTCAACCTTACCCTTTATCCTGGTGATCGATGCCTTCTTGTCGGATCTAATGGCGCAG GGAAGACTACAATTCTGAAGATATTGGGAGGAAAGCATATGGTAGAACCAGACATGGTCAGAGTGCTTGGAAGATCTGCATTTCATGACACTGCTTTAACGGCTTCCGGAGACCTCAGTTATCTTGGTGGAGAG TGGAGGAGAGAAGTTGCATTTGCTGGATTTGAGGTGCCTATCCAAATGGATGTTTCTGCTGAGAAAATGATTTTTGGGGTTCCAGGAACTGATCCACAAAGACGAGATGAACTAATTAAG GTTCTTGGTATCGATCTGTCCTGGAGAATGCACAGATCATCTGATGGGCAAAGAAGAAGAGTGCAGATATGTATGGGTCTTCTGAAACCATTCAAG GTACTACTTCTCGATGAGATAACAGTTGATCTGGATGTTCTTGCAAGGGCTGATCTTTTGAAATTTCTGATCAAAGAATGTGAAGAGCGAGGCGCTACAATAATTTATGCAACACACATTTTTGATGGTCTTGAGAACTGGCCTTCTCATTTA ATATATGTGGCTCATGGGAAGCTGCAATTAGCAATGCCAATGGACAAGGTGAAGCAGATCAGCAATTTATCACTAATG AGGACAGTAGAGAGATGGCTGAGGAAAGAAAGGGACGAGGAGAGGAAACGAAGGAAAGAGAGGAAGGCAAAGGGCCTTCCGGAATATGAAAAACAAGTTGAAGGCACTCGAGTGGTAGGGGGAGATCCAGGTCGTGCTGCTGGTCGTCCATTAAACAATGGTTGGGCTGGTGGAACACTACATTCTACTATTGCTGGCGAAGAAAATTTTTTCTTAAGCTCAAACCGTGTTCTAAGATAA